The following coding sequences are from one Paenibacillus sp. JDR-2 window:
- a CDS encoding metal ABC transporter solute-binding protein, Zn/Mn family, with protein MRFSKKPNSAIKRFIMTLLFLAVSALLVTACGTGENDGHAGDGKLKVTATTGMIADVAQEVGGEDVVVTGLMGSGVDPHLYKASYGDVKKLDRADIIFYNGLHLEGKMAEMFEKLEKRKPTVAISSRIPESDLRSFPGGGSQSHDPHIWFNVKMWISAAEVIRDSLIEKDPVHAEGYQARAVAYIGKLEELDRYVTEQIGTIPEERRILVTAHDAFGYFGDEYGLEVTGLQGMNTMSEYGSKDVSSLRDFLVENKIKAVFIESSVPKKAIESVIQGARSMGHEVTIGGELFSDAMGEAGTVEGTYIGMVRHNVYTVVKALR; from the coding sequence ATGCGGTTTTCGAAAAAGCCAAACTCCGCGATTAAGCGGTTTATTATGACCCTTTTATTTTTGGCGGTAAGTGCTTTACTGGTGACGGCCTGCGGTACCGGGGAGAACGACGGACATGCGGGTGATGGCAAGCTGAAGGTAACGGCTACAACCGGGATGATTGCCGACGTGGCTCAGGAAGTAGGCGGCGAGGATGTCGTAGTTACCGGCCTGATGGGTTCGGGCGTTGACCCTCATTTGTATAAGGCGTCTTATGGCGATGTGAAGAAGCTGGACCGGGCGGACATTATTTTTTATAACGGGCTGCATTTGGAAGGGAAAATGGCGGAGATGTTCGAGAAGCTGGAGAAGCGTAAGCCTACGGTTGCGATCTCATCGCGTATACCGGAGTCGGACCTGCGGTCGTTCCCGGGCGGAGGGAGCCAATCGCATGACCCTCATATCTGGTTCAACGTGAAGATGTGGATATCGGCAGCGGAGGTGATCCGTGACTCCCTGATCGAGAAGGATCCGGTTCATGCGGAGGGCTACCAAGCACGGGCAGTGGCCTATATCGGGAAGCTGGAGGAGCTGGACCGCTACGTTACCGAGCAGATCGGAACGATACCGGAGGAGAGAAGAATTCTCGTTACCGCGCATGACGCATTCGGATATTTTGGCGATGAGTATGGACTTGAGGTAACGGGACTGCAGGGGATGAACACGATGTCGGAATACGGTTCGAAGGATGTCAGCTCTCTGCGAGATTTTTTGGTGGAAAATAAGATCAAAGCGGTCTTTATCGAATCCAGCGTGCCAAAGAAAGCGATTGAGTCGGTTATTCAAGGCGCGCGCTCGATGGGACATGAGGTAACGATTGGCGGCGAGCTGTTCTCCGATGCGATGGGGGAAGCAGGTACCGTGGAAGGAACGTATATCGGGATGGTCAGGCATAACGTGTATACCGTTGTTAAGGCGTTGAGATAA
- a CDS encoding peptidoglycan D,D-transpeptidase FtsI family protein yields MHDDPQKREITNRRHFSFRLNFFFFIVFGLFSVLIIQLAILQFVEGPKLSAQGSQKSTRSVKIAPIRGNIYDSSGNAIAYSTSTQSLYFTISPDFKDGDAEAIAAKLAEIFKEKGDKAPEKQMTVEDIIRQMDLDFRRNTISTPRRIKTGLTEQEIAYFSEHKSEFKGIDIVEESVRNYTNDTVAVQLVGYLKKFKGVRESLDFYKDKGNEDDPQLQYLDDEDVGFDGLEYMYQDILRGKNGLKTYPVNNAERIIGPVQITNPQKGDDLYLTINRNVQLTTEQAIVDQIKKISTSTSKAERAEYAKIGFAVAMEVNTGKIVSMASMPDYDPNIWAGGKISNEDYKNFSSVLNNGTIREVFPHYETDKERNQHPSSLVPPGSTMKPLSILIGLNEKLFTTTSTYFDNGAFFFGAKGHEVRIGNASNHAYGLLDPASAIAHSSNPFMAKMVGNNLYEKYGKKGVDVWDNYMKQFGLGVLTGSGLRGESKGTIDYYHEQQTASSQSALVRASFGQQARYTPLQLVQYVSMLANHGKRMKPQFVNQIKDADGKVVQTFKPEVLNTVDFPESYWNEIEDGMSRVNVQGFDGVTYTYERKTGTAQSDVAGRRADNAVFIAYAPRENPKLAVAVVIPDGEFGGWGAAPIARKIFDAYDYEVGLNGTPGKLKDQANNTANAGTDGTTGTTDTTQQ; encoded by the coding sequence TTGCATGATGATCCGCAGAAACGGGAAATAACGAATCGTCGTCATTTTTCGTTTCGTTTGAACTTTTTCTTCTTTATCGTATTTGGACTATTTAGCGTTCTTATTATTCAGCTTGCTATCTTGCAGTTTGTCGAAGGTCCGAAGCTGAGCGCGCAAGGCAGCCAGAAGAGCACCAGAAGCGTCAAGATCGCGCCGATCCGCGGCAATATTTACGATTCGTCAGGCAATGCGATTGCTTATTCGACATCAACGCAATCGCTCTATTTTACGATCTCGCCCGATTTCAAAGACGGGGATGCGGAAGCGATTGCCGCAAAGCTGGCTGAGATATTTAAAGAAAAAGGCGATAAAGCTCCTGAAAAACAAATGACGGTTGAGGATATTATCCGTCAGATGGACTTGGATTTCCGCCGGAACACGATTTCTACTCCTCGGCGGATAAAAACCGGCTTAACGGAGCAGGAAATTGCCTACTTTAGCGAGCACAAGTCGGAATTCAAAGGGATCGATATCGTCGAGGAAAGCGTGCGTAATTATACGAATGATACGGTAGCCGTGCAATTGGTCGGCTATTTAAAGAAATTCAAAGGTGTACGCGAATCGCTTGATTTCTACAAGGATAAAGGAAATGAAGACGATCCGCAGCTTCAATATCTGGATGACGAGGACGTTGGTTTTGACGGACTTGAATATATGTACCAGGATATTTTGCGCGGCAAAAACGGCCTGAAGACCTATCCGGTTAACAACGCGGAACGCATTATTGGCCCCGTACAGATTACCAACCCGCAAAAGGGCGATGACTTGTACCTGACCATCAACCGCAACGTGCAATTAACGACGGAGCAGGCGATTGTTGACCAGATCAAAAAAATCAGCACGTCGACAAGTAAAGCGGAGCGTGCCGAATACGCGAAGATCGGCTTTGCTGTCGCGATGGAAGTAAACACCGGTAAAATCGTCTCGATGGCGAGCATGCCGGATTACGACCCGAATATATGGGCGGGCGGCAAGATCAGCAACGAAGATTACAAAAACTTCTCGTCTGTCCTAAACAACGGTACGATCAGAGAGGTGTTCCCTCACTACGAAACCGACAAAGAGCGGAATCAGCATCCGTCGTCCCTGGTTCCGCCGGGCTCGACGATGAAGCCTTTATCCATTCTTATCGGCTTGAATGAAAAGCTGTTTACGACAACAAGCACGTATTTCGATAACGGCGCTTTCTTCTTTGGCGCCAAAGGCCATGAGGTGCGAATCGGTAACGCCTCGAACCATGCTTACGGCTTGCTGGACCCGGCATCGGCGATTGCCCATTCCTCCAACCCGTTTATGGCGAAGATGGTGGGCAACAATCTGTATGAGAAATACGGCAAAAAAGGCGTCGATGTGTGGGATAACTACATGAAGCAATTTGGACTTGGCGTTTTGACCGGCAGCGGTCTGAGAGGCGAATCCAAAGGCACGATCGACTACTATCACGAGCAGCAAACGGCCAGTTCCCAATCCGCATTGGTGCGGGCATCGTTCGGCCAGCAAGCGCGTTATACACCGCTGCAGCTTGTGCAATACGTATCCATGCTCGCGAACCACGGAAAACGGATGAAGCCGCAATTCGTCAACCAGATAAAAGACGCGGACGGCAAAGTGGTTCAGACGTTTAAGCCGGAAGTACTGAACACGGTTGATTTCCCTGAGTCTTACTGGAATGAAATCGAGGATGGCATGTCACGGGTTAACGTTCAAGGCTTTGATGGCGTTACGTACACGTACGAGAGAAAAACAGGTACGGCACAGTCTGACGTAGCCGGCCGCCGTGCGGATAATGCGGTATTTATCGCTTATGCGCCAAGAGAAAATCCGAAGCTGGCCGTAGCGGTTGTTATTCCGGACGGTGAGTTTGGCGGCTGGGGCGCAGCTCCGATTGCCCGGAAAATTTTCGATGCTTACGATTACGAGGTTGGCTTGAACGGTACGCCGGGCAAGCTGAAGGATCAAGCCAATAATACGGCAAACGCGGGTACTGACGGTACAACGGGTACGACCGATACAACTCAACAATAA
- a CDS encoding putative polysaccharide biosynthesis protein, translated as MKKDSLIKGTLILAAAALIARFLGIFQRVPLDHILTENGGLYFAVANNVYLTLLVVATGGLPSAISKMVSERYALGREHEAKRVYQAALLFGVITGVILTIALYIAAPYYAVHIAKTPGAEVAIRAVAPTLLIFPIIAMMRGYFQGRQFMMAGGMSQIVEQILRVIVGVALAYYVVSIDWGEKWGAAAASFGNVIGGVGALLVMLYYAAKLRRGDLVDRPSVDIEAVKAAAKIPFRSIYREIFTMSIPIVITAMTVQIIYTFDSSLFVRLTESYYGYHDALLVLRDLSFKAQTVAGIPPILAIALSTSIIPVISSAYSLRNMAEVERQTSLVMRIVLFTGVPAALTLAAASYSVTGLIFTGPRGYGIVAALTAGTIFQITMMTSNSILFGLGKARIPMMNTFVGIGLKILCSYALAPIYGVYGVIMATSVCFVVMTWMNIEAIRREVKFTVLGSRWPSYLVTIVVSVAAGWGTEMGIRHLLGSWPDKLTYLVSAVAAGAVIGVLYLFLLVLLRVVTMEDAKSFPGPLRKLFVLLLKVLGRTQTQK; from the coding sequence ATGAAAAAAGATTCTCTTATTAAAGGTACGTTAATTCTGGCGGCAGCCGCGCTGATTGCCCGTTTTCTCGGGATTTTTCAGCGGGTTCCGCTTGATCATATCCTTACCGAGAACGGCGGGCTTTATTTTGCGGTCGCAAACAACGTGTATTTGACGCTGCTTGTCGTGGCGACGGGCGGCCTTCCGAGCGCTATCAGCAAGATGGTATCGGAGCGATATGCGCTAGGCCGCGAGCATGAAGCGAAACGGGTCTATCAGGCCGCGCTGCTCTTTGGCGTCATAACCGGCGTCATCCTGACGATTGCCCTTTACATTGCGGCACCGTATTATGCCGTGCATATCGCTAAGACGCCCGGTGCGGAGGTAGCGATCCGCGCGGTTGCGCCAACGCTGCTTATTTTCCCGATTATCGCGATGATGCGGGGTTATTTCCAAGGCCGTCAGTTTATGATGGCGGGCGGCATGTCGCAGATCGTGGAGCAAATCCTGCGCGTTATCGTAGGCGTAGCGCTTGCTTATTATGTCGTCTCGATTGACTGGGGCGAAAAATGGGGCGCGGCCGCTGCGTCGTTCGGCAACGTGATTGGCGGCGTAGGCGCTTTGCTTGTCATGCTGTATTATGCGGCAAAGCTGCGCCGGGGCGACCTCGTAGACCGGCCGTCGGTGGATATCGAAGCGGTCAAGGCGGCTGCCAAGATTCCTTTCCGGTCCATTTACCGCGAAATTTTCACGATGTCCATTCCGATTGTTATTACGGCGATGACCGTGCAGATTATTTATACGTTTGATTCGTCCTTATTCGTCCGTCTAACGGAATCGTATTACGGCTATCATGACGCGCTGCTGGTATTGAGAGATCTCAGCTTCAAGGCGCAGACGGTTGCGGGCATTCCGCCGATTCTGGCCATTGCGCTCAGCACGTCGATTATTCCGGTAATCTCGTCGGCTTATTCCTTACGGAATATGGCCGAGGTGGAGCGCCAGACCTCCCTCGTTATGCGAATTGTCTTGTTCACCGGCGTGCCGGCAGCATTAACGCTTGCCGCAGCATCGTATTCGGTTACGGGACTTATCTTCACGGGACCAAGAGGTTACGGCATCGTTGCTGCCTTGACGGCGGGAACAATCTTCCAGATTACAATGATGACAAGCAACTCGATTTTGTTCGGGCTCGGGAAAGCCCGTATCCCGATGATGAATACTTTTGTGGGAATCGGGCTGAAAATCCTGTGCAGCTACGCGCTTGCGCCGATTTATGGCGTTTACGGCGTTATTATGGCGACGAGTGTCTGCTTTGTCGTCATGACATGGATGAACATCGAGGCGATCCGCAGGGAAGTGAAGTTCACGGTGCTTGGCAGCCGCTGGCCTTCTTACCTGGTGACCATCGTTGTGTCCGTTGCGGCAGGCTGGGGAACCGAGATGGGAATCCGCCATCTGCTTGGCAGTTGGCCGGACAAGCTGACGTATCTGGTCTCCGCGGTCGCGGCCGGCGCCGTGATCGGAGTCCTATACTTGTTCCTGCTTGTGCTGCTCCGCGTCGTAACAATGGAGGATGCGAAGTCCTTTCCGGGGCCGCTGCGTAAGCTGTTTGTCCTGCTTCTAAAGGTGCTTGGCCGTACGCAAACGCAGAAATAA
- a CDS encoding Cof-type HAD-IIB family hydrolase has translation MGNYKLVALDMDGTLLNDQSEISEENAEWIQRALDAGITVSFSTGRGFRGALPFAEQLKLETPMITANGSEIWQRPHVLHKRTLLSPVYVKQLHELALKHEGTWFWAYSTTGIYNLEKWIDPSTTYEDHHWLKFGYYTEDDVIRNRILAEITEWDALEITNSSTQNLELNPKGITKASALRELCTMLGIEMSQVVAAGDSLNDIAAIREAGLGVAMGNAQQAVKDAADAVTLTNNENGVAEIIKQYVLKG, from the coding sequence ATGGGGAATTACAAGTTAGTAGCACTCGACATGGATGGCACGCTGCTGAATGACCAGAGCGAGATCAGCGAGGAGAACGCGGAATGGATTCAGCGGGCGCTGGATGCCGGCATTACCGTCAGCTTTTCCACGGGCCGGGGCTTCCGCGGGGCGCTTCCGTTTGCGGAGCAGCTGAAGCTGGAGACTCCGATGATTACGGCCAATGGCAGCGAGATTTGGCAAAGGCCGCATGTACTGCATAAGCGTACATTGCTAAGCCCGGTCTACGTCAAGCAGCTGCATGAGCTGGCGTTGAAGCATGAGGGAACCTGGTTCTGGGCCTACTCGACAACGGGCATTTACAACCTGGAGAAGTGGATTGATCCGTCTACGACGTATGAAGACCATCATTGGCTGAAGTTTGGTTATTACACGGAGGATGATGTTATCCGCAATCGCATTCTCGCGGAAATAACCGAATGGGATGCGCTTGAGATTACGAATTCCTCCACTCAGAATCTGGAGCTTAATCCGAAAGGAATCACGAAGGCCAGCGCACTCCGCGAATTATGCACCATGCTTGGCATCGAGATGTCGCAGGTTGTTGCGGCGGGAGACAGCTTGAATGATATTGCGGCGATCCGCGAAGCGGGACTTGGCGTAGCGATGGGCAACGCGCAGCAGGCGGTCAAAGATGCGGCTGATGCGGTGACGCTCACCAACAACGAGAACGGCGTCGCCGAGATCATCAAACAATATGTATTGAAAGGTTGA
- a CDS encoding metal ABC transporter permease, with translation MSDFWILLTGMLVASCSGILGAFLVLRKMAMIGDAISHSVMPGIVIAFLLSGSRDSLLMMVAAMACGLFAVFLIQLFQNKGVQADASIGVVFTALFAIGVLLVSLFARQVHLDQDAILYGEIAYVHWNTWVVNGVDLGPKAVWLLGVTLIIIVTVISLFYKQFKLCSFDPALAAACGIPVALFHYLLMGMVSMATVSSFESVGAILVVGMLIIPAATAYLLTDRLGRMIMLSVGVGILSVFGGYIAAVMLDASIAGCIVCAAAVLFVLAFLFSPSHGIVAKKLRLRKLAA, from the coding sequence ATGAGTGACTTCTGGATTTTATTGACCGGGATGCTGGTGGCAAGCTGCAGCGGTATACTGGGCGCCTTCCTTGTTCTGCGCAAAATGGCCATGATCGGCGACGCAATCAGCCATTCCGTCATGCCGGGGATCGTTATCGCGTTCCTGCTCAGCGGCTCCCGGGATTCGCTTCTAATGATGGTTGCCGCTATGGCCTGCGGTCTGTTCGCCGTCTTCCTTATTCAGCTTTTTCAGAATAAAGGGGTGCAGGCAGACGCTTCGATTGGAGTCGTTTTTACCGCCCTGTTCGCGATAGGCGTCCTCCTGGTCAGCCTGTTTGCGAGACAGGTTCATCTGGACCAGGATGCTATTCTGTACGGCGAAATCGCTTATGTGCACTGGAACACCTGGGTCGTAAACGGTGTAGACCTTGGGCCAAAAGCGGTGTGGCTGCTTGGCGTAACGCTGATCATCATAGTGACGGTAATCAGCTTGTTCTACAAGCAGTTCAAGCTTTGCTCCTTCGACCCCGCGCTGGCTGCCGCCTGCGGCATTCCGGTAGCGCTGTTCCATTACCTCTTGATGGGGATGGTATCGATGGCAACCGTCAGCTCCTTCGAAAGCGTAGGCGCCATTCTCGTTGTCGGGATGCTGATCATCCCGGCCGCTACCGCCTATCTGCTGACCGACCGGCTGGGCCGCATGATCATGCTCAGCGTAGGCGTTGGTATCCTAAGCGTCTTTGGCGGTTATATTGCCGCCGTCATGCTTGATGCTTCCATTGCAGGCTGTATCGTATGCGCGGCAGCCGTGTTATTCGTGCTGGCCTTCCTGTTCTCGCCTTCGCATGGCATCGTCGCAAAGAAGCTCCGCCTACGCAAGCTTGCGGCTTAA
- a CDS encoding DUF456 domain-containing protein yields MDILGWSLVVILFVVGMAGAIWPILPGVFAIYGAFFVYGFFFSFKPFGWVFWTVQTLILIVLVIADHAVSAWGVHRFGGSKASIIGSTIGLILGPFVIPAFGLIIGPFAGAVIGELAVGSNIEKSFKVGIGSLVGLLTSVVVKIILQAAMIVLFIIWLMAN; encoded by the coding sequence GTGGATATTTTAGGCTGGTCGCTGGTTGTCATTTTATTCGTAGTCGGAATGGCCGGAGCAATCTGGCCGATTCTGCCGGGAGTTTTTGCGATATACGGCGCTTTCTTCGTATATGGCTTTTTCTTCTCGTTTAAGCCGTTTGGCTGGGTATTCTGGACGGTGCAGACCTTGATCCTCATCGTTCTGGTCATAGCCGACCACGCGGTAAGCGCATGGGGTGTTCACCGGTTTGGGGGTTCAAAGGCCTCTATCATCGGCAGTACGATAGGGCTTATACTAGGTCCATTCGTTATTCCTGCCTTTGGTCTTATTATTGGTCCTTTTGCAGGCGCCGTTATCGGGGAACTTGCGGTGGGCTCCAATATCGAGAAATCGTTTAAGGTAGGCATCGGCTCATTGGTTGGATTATTAACCAGTGTCGTTGTCAAAATCATTCTTCAGGCAGCAATGATCGTATTATTTATTATTTGGTTAATGGCCAACTAA
- a CDS encoding transglutaminase domain-containing protein: protein MMMEWIRAGTVWEPVSLIVLLLLLVSLLQGMRRGASGSARRLFFFVWDGILLIVCLVLAGKIAGSLSPLAADWLSGHVNVPQKEMGATSQAWYTFITSLRDFALLRYGILFLLSYLLLRLAASFLAPLVETLFASRQQRGRHESMERLPGGGAASRAAGAVFGTVHGAGRAFVFVAALFIYVSLAPNGLWSGLIQQSPLYMKASDVLEPVAGDMLAGRGPVLAEAVQEEFQNVLQRKYEIIDYNIPSDIEQAALQVTKDKNSEEDKARALYDWLGSRIAYDWDKADNYVDNGVWKEQNPEETFATRKGVCIDVARLYAVMARASGLDVKVVTGTGLDGRGGSGPHAWNEVKVGGDGGTWIPLDATWASSGDWFNPVDFDKTHIRAV, encoded by the coding sequence ATGATGATGGAATGGATTCGCGCTGGGACGGTATGGGAGCCGGTCTCGCTTATCGTTCTTCTCCTTCTGCTTGTTTCGCTGCTGCAAGGAATGAGAAGAGGCGCGTCGGGTTCAGCGAGGCGCCTTTTCTTTTTTGTATGGGACGGTATTCTGTTAATCGTTTGTCTTGTGCTTGCCGGGAAAATTGCGGGCAGCTTGTCCCCATTGGCAGCGGATTGGCTGAGCGGGCATGTAAACGTGCCGCAGAAGGAAATGGGTGCAACCTCCCAGGCTTGGTATACGTTTATAACAAGCCTGCGCGATTTTGCCCTGCTCCGGTACGGCATCCTGTTTTTGCTCTCGTATTTGCTGCTTCGGCTGGCTGCTTCCTTTCTTGCGCCTCTGGTGGAAACGCTGTTTGCCAGCAGACAGCAACGCGGCAGACATGAGAGCATGGAGCGTCTTCCGGGAGGAGGGGCGGCAAGCCGCGCAGCCGGAGCGGTTTTCGGCACGGTTCATGGTGCCGGACGGGCATTTGTATTTGTAGCCGCTTTGTTCATTTATGTCTCGCTGGCGCCAAACGGCCTCTGGTCCGGATTGATTCAGCAATCTCCGTTATACATGAAGGCATCGGATGTTCTTGAACCGGTTGCCGGAGATATGCTGGCCGGACGTGGCCCCGTTCTGGCTGAAGCCGTGCAGGAAGAGTTCCAGAATGTGCTGCAGCGCAAATACGAGATTATCGATTACAATATCCCGTCGGATATTGAGCAGGCAGCCCTGCAGGTTACGAAGGACAAGAATAGCGAAGAAGACAAGGCAAGGGCTTTGTATGACTGGTTAGGCAGCCGGATCGCCTATGACTGGGACAAGGCTGATAATTATGTAGACAACGGAGTATGGAAGGAACAGAACCCGGAAGAGACGTTTGCTACCCGAAAAGGCGTATGTATCGACGTTGCTAGGCTGTACGCCGTAATGGCGCGCGCCTCAGGTCTGGATGTGAAGGTCGTTACCGGCACAGGACTTGACGGGCGCGGAGGCTCCGGGCCGCATGCCTGGAACGAAGTGAAGGTAGGCGGAGACGGCGGTACCTGGATTCCGCTCGATGCGACATGGGCATCCTCCGGCGATTGGTTCAACCCGGTTGATTTCGACAAGACTCATATCCGGGCAGTATAA
- a CDS encoding ThuA domain-containing protein: MVKVTVWNEFLHEKEHEEVKAVYPSGIHNALAEGIRSEGIEVQTATLEEPEHGLTEEKLNNTDVLIWWGHMGHDRVDDAIVERVHQRVMDGMGLIVLHSGHFSKIFKKLMGTGCDLKWREAGEKERIWTVNPAHPIAAGIPEYVTIDHEEMYGEHFDIPAPDELVFVSWFEGGEVFRSGCTFFRGQGKIFYFRPGHETHPTYYHPQVLQIIQNGVKWAAPSQAGKPVRGNHQPLEPIKGEA; the protein is encoded by the coding sequence ATGGTAAAAGTAACGGTATGGAACGAATTTCTGCATGAGAAAGAGCATGAAGAGGTAAAAGCGGTATATCCAAGCGGCATTCATAACGCGCTTGCCGAGGGTATCCGCTCGGAAGGCATCGAGGTTCAAACCGCAACGCTGGAAGAGCCGGAGCATGGGCTTACGGAAGAAAAGCTTAACAACACCGACGTTCTGATCTGGTGGGGACATATGGGTCATGACCGCGTAGACGATGCGATCGTGGAGCGGGTACATCAACGCGTAATGGACGGCATGGGACTTATCGTGCTTCACTCCGGCCATTTCTCGAAAATTTTCAAGAAGCTCATGGGTACGGGCTGTGACCTGAAATGGCGCGAAGCCGGCGAGAAAGAACGGATCTGGACCGTTAATCCGGCCCATCCGATTGCTGCGGGCATTCCAGAATACGTTACGATCGACCATGAGGAAATGTACGGCGAGCATTTCGATATTCCGGCTCCGGACGAGCTGGTCTTCGTAAGCTGGTTCGAAGGCGGAGAAGTCTTCCGCAGCGGCTGCACCTTCTTCCGCGGCCAAGGCAAGATTTTCTACTTCCGTCCGGGTCATGAGACGCATCCGACTTACTATCATCCGCAGGTGCTGCAAATTATCCAGAACGGCGTGAAGTGGGCAGCGCCATCCCAAGCAGGCAAGCCGGTCCGCGGCAACCATCAGCCGCTGGAGCCAATCAAAGGCGAAGCTTAA
- a CDS encoding metal ABC transporter ATP-binding protein, translated as MSEAKVQSAASVMEREGAAPPLTIRGLSAAYQKKPVLRGVSFTVTEGELIGVIGPNGAGKSTMMKAALGLIPRLGGEVLVYGKPYKQQRKLVGYVPQRESVDWDFPTNALDVVMMGRYGHLGLFGRPGAKERAIAMECLAKVGMADFASRQISQLSGGQQQRVFLARALAQDASLYFMDEPFAGVDAATEKAIITLLQELKQQGKTVIVVHHDLATVEEYFDSVLLLNVELVAYGKTKEVFNQQLLQRTYGGRLAFLDRNSLAKTDSAEG; from the coding sequence ATGTCAGAAGCAAAGGTACAGTCTGCAGCATCCGTCATGGAGCGGGAGGGTGCTGCACCACCATTAACGATTAGGGGGCTTAGCGCAGCCTATCAGAAAAAGCCGGTATTACGCGGCGTCTCCTTCACCGTGACGGAGGGGGAGCTGATTGGGGTTATCGGCCCTAACGGCGCCGGCAAATCAACGATGATGAAGGCTGCGCTTGGCCTTATTCCCCGCCTTGGAGGAGAGGTGCTCGTATACGGCAAGCCCTATAAACAGCAGCGCAAGTTGGTTGGCTACGTACCGCAGCGTGAATCCGTCGATTGGGATTTCCCGACGAATGCACTGGATGTCGTTATGATGGGGAGATATGGACATTTAGGCTTGTTCGGGCGCCCGGGAGCGAAGGAACGCGCGATTGCTATGGAATGTCTGGCCAAGGTGGGCATGGCTGATTTTGCCTCCCGCCAGATCAGCCAGCTGTCCGGCGGGCAGCAGCAGCGTGTATTTCTCGCCCGTGCATTAGCTCAGGATGCCAGCCTGTACTTTATGGATGAACCGTTCGCCGGTGTTGATGCCGCTACGGAGAAGGCTATTATTACGCTGCTTCAGGAGCTGAAGCAGCAAGGGAAGACCGTTATTGTCGTCCATCATGACCTTGCTACGGTGGAGGAATATTTTGATTCCGTACTGCTGTTGAACGTAGAGCTGGTTGCCTACGGCAAGACAAAAGAGGTATTTAATCAGCAGTTGCTGCAACGCACGTATGGCGGCCGGCTCGCCTTCCTTGACCGGAACAGCCTGGCGAAGACGGATAGCGCGGAAGGGTGA
- a CDS encoding metal ABC transporter permease has product MNTLWTLLQDPNMQWILLSCTLLGLSSGIIGCFSYLRKQSLMGDTLAHAALPGICIAFMLTGTKSILYFLIGAGLAGVAATFGIGWITRHSRVKHDAAMGIVLSSFFGLGIVLLTLVQHGGYGNQAGLDKFLFGQAASMVGSDVLTLSIVSLLLVTICYFLFKQFKLVSFDPGFAKGIGYPVALLEQLLMFLMVVAVVVGIQAVGVILVASLIITPAVSARYWTDRLGVMVVVSGLFGAISGASGAIVSSTGDSLPTGPLTVLAATLLFLLSLMFGTKRGILVRRMVQQRMKRSLGFGYEEQAATASVDDRLNKEASL; this is encoded by the coding sequence ATGAATACGTTGTGGACGCTTTTACAGGATCCGAACATGCAGTGGATTCTGCTCAGCTGCACGCTTCTTGGGCTGAGCAGCGGCATTATCGGCTGCTTCTCCTACCTGCGGAAGCAAAGCCTGATGGGCGATACGCTCGCGCATGCCGCCTTGCCAGGTATCTGTATTGCTTTTATGCTGACCGGTACCAAGTCTATTCTGTACTTCCTGATTGGAGCGGGTCTCGCCGGTGTGGCAGCAACCTTTGGGATCGGCTGGATTACGCGGCATTCACGCGTTAAGCATGATGCGGCGATGGGTATCGTATTGTCCTCTTTCTTTGGTCTTGGTATCGTCTTGTTAACTCTTGTCCAGCATGGTGGCTACGGCAATCAGGCGGGACTGGATAAGTTTTTATTCGGCCAGGCGGCCTCGATGGTGGGCTCGGATGTTCTTACTCTGTCGATCGTCAGTCTGCTGCTGGTTACGATCTGTTACTTTCTGTTCAAGCAGTTCAAGCTGGTATCCTTCGACCCCGGCTTTGCCAAAGGAATCGGCTATCCGGTTGCGCTGCTCGAACAGCTGCTTATGTTCCTTATGGTTGTGGCGGTAGTCGTAGGGATTCAGGCGGTTGGGGTAATCCTGGTTGCCTCCTTGATCATCACCCCGGCGGTATCCGCAAGGTACTGGACGGACCGGCTTGGCGTCATGGTGGTTGTATCCGGCCTGTTCGGCGCAATTAGCGGGGCATCGGGAGCGATTGTCAGCTCTACCGGAGACAGCCTTCCGACCGGTCCGCTTACGGTGCTGGCCGCAACCCTGCTATTTCTGCTATCGCTGATGTTTGGCACCAAGCGGGGGATTCTTGTCAGGAGAATGGTACAGCAAAGAATGAAGCGGTCGCTTGGCTTTGGCTATGAGGAGCAGGCGGCGACAGCTTCCGTGGATGACCGCTTGAACAAGGAGGCATCGTTATGA